In the Selenomonas sp. AB3002 genome, one interval contains:
- a CDS encoding helix-turn-helix domain-containing protein has product MAKFDFEQMLLMAKDANQDGLKEFGLDFLAEAFVMLYNRYDCDRVERPRYDEQIYRINELRRNLLENEDQSLLTSRIHDMERQLTETEMERDNLQDENEELENTLHRARKRIAELEQKLALVPKAGRPDKYDAKFRTEVRSYYKAGHTYRETAEHFNISTNTVSRFLKD; this is encoded by the coding sequence ATGGCTAAATTTGATTTTGAACAAATGTTGCTTATGGCAAAAGATGCCAACCAAGATGGGCTGAAAGAGTTTGGATTGGATTTCTTAGCTGAGGCTTTTGTCATGCTATATAACCGATATGATTGTGATAGAGTAGAAAGACCGCGATATGATGAGCAAATATATCGTATAAATGAGCTTCGTAGGAATCTACTGGAAAATGAGGATCAGAGCCTTCTAACCAGTCGTATACATGATATGGAGCGACAACTTACTGAGACAGAAATGGAACGGGACAATCTACAGGATGAAAATGAAGAGCTTGAGAATACCTTACACAGAGCCAGGAAGCGCATAGCTGAACTCGAACAGAAGTTGGCCTTGGTTCCGAAGGCAGGCCGACCAGACAAGTATGATGCGAAGTTTCGAACAGAAGTCAGGTCTTACTATAAAGCAGGACATACATACAGAGAGACAGCCGAGCACTTCAATATTTCCACTAATACTGTTAGTCGTTTTTTGAAAGATTGA
- a CDS encoding RNase H1/viroplasmin domain-containing protein, translated as MAKKFYAVANGRKTGIFELWAEADRQVKGFTGARYKGFNTREEAEKFLEESKAVYKVDHIYAVARGRVPEYIILGMRRRHKLKDLAEQSTVNARR; from the coding sequence ATGGCAAAGAAATTCTATGCAGTGGCAAATGGTCGCAAGACGGGAATATTCGAATTGTGGGCAGAAGCCGACAGGCAGGTAAAAGGCTTTACAGGTGCGCGCTATAAAGGTTTTAACACTCGTGAGGAGGCAGAGAAATTCTTGGAGGAAAGTAAAGCAGTATACAAGGTGGATCATATATATGCTGTAGCAAGAGGCAGAGTTCCGGAGTATATTATTCTTGGGATGAGGCGGAGGCACAAACTAAAGGATTTAGCGGAGCAAAGCACCGTAAATGCAAGACGATAG